A stretch of the Alosa alosa isolate M-15738 ecotype Scorff River chromosome 16, AALO_Geno_1.1, whole genome shotgun sequence genome encodes the following:
- the mrps17 gene encoding 28S ribosomal protein S17, mitochondrial: MSVKQASVHAKWVIGRVIGTKMAKTAKVRVTRLVLDPYLLKYYNKRKTYFAHDALQQCTVGDIVLLKALPEKRSKHVKHELSEIVYKVGNVVDPLTGKKVAGRRFLEPLTESAESTEESLTEKLKELNITASSTSASS, encoded by the exons ATGTCTGTGAAGCAAGCGTCTGTCCACGCAAAATGGGTCATCGGTAGAGTAATTGGCACAAAGATGGCAAAAACGGCCAAGGTCCGTGTCACGAGGCTTGTTTTGGACCCCTATCTTCTTAAG TATTATAACAAAAGGAAGACATACTTCGCACATGATGCATTACAGCAGTGTACCGTGGGTGACATCGTGCTTTTGAAAGCTTTACCCGAAAAGAGGTCAAAGCACGTAAAGCATGAACTTTCAGAAATTGTGTACAAAGTTGGCAACGTCGTTGATCCGTTAACGGGAAAGAAAGTAGCAGGCCGCAGGTTCCTGGAACCCTTGACAGAATCTGCAGAATCGACGGAGGAGTCACTGACAGAGAAGCTAAAAGAACTGAATATTACTGCCTCTTCAACTAGTGCAAGCTCTTAA
- the LOC125309698 gene encoding uncharacterized protein LOC125309698: MLSLATNSNFTEGQFVNQPTMASTESHVWVGFIEGLPVVSSVREAVEWVLAVAADDLPLAEEKLKVITARLEEGDKLKEFKSLRSSSGYSSDSTSASSSASLPSMHVESIPEMDLMAHIVAVGQKNKGKKADESVQDRARKKEVQEVQDETLKKIRLIDKTYKFPENERLDDYGQRSGRGEYVINNNVIKIYRKVVREHFNQDIDMACPLDDDTANAIIL; encoded by the exons ATGCTATCATTGGCAACTAACAGCAATTTTACTGAG GGACAGTTTGTGAATCAACCAACTATGGCCAGTACTGAAAGCCATGTGTGGGTGGGCTTCATAGAGGGCCTTCCAGTGGTCAGCTCTGTAAGAGAAGCCGTGGAGTGGGTCCTGGCTGTGGCTGCAGATGACTTACCTTTGGCCGAAGAGAAACTGAAGGTCATCACTGCCAGGCTTGAGGAGGGGGACAAGCTGAAAGAGTTCAAGTCTCTTCGGAGTTCGTCAGGATATTCCTCTGACAGCACATCTGCCAGCTCATCAGCCAGCCTGCCTTCAATGCATGTGGAAA GTATTCCTGAAATGGACCTGATGGCCCACATAGTAGCAGTGGGCCAGAAGAACAAAGGGAAAAAAGCAGATGAATCAGTACAAGACAGGGCTCGCAAAAAGGAAGTGCAAGAAGTTCAAGATGAGACACTAAAGAAAATTCGCCTCATCGACAAAACATATAAGTTCCCAGAAAATGAAAGGCTTGATGATTATGGTCAAAGGTCTGGAAGGGGTGAGTATGTCATCAATAATAATGTCATTAAGATTTACCGTAAAGTTGTAAGGGAGCACTTCAACCAAGACATCGATATGGCCTGCCCCCTTGATGATGACACAGCAAACGCCATTATATTATGA